The following are encoded in a window of Primulina eburnea isolate SZY01 chromosome 4, ASM2296580v1, whole genome shotgun sequence genomic DNA:
- the LOC140831131 gene encoding SH3 domain-containing protein 1-like isoform X2 — MDAIKKQASKLREQVARQQQVILRQLGQLGHEGVMIDETDMHCHQQLQNLYKSTRAAKHFQRDIVRGLEGFISTSKKQMVRARKLAEHSCKYGIENQDSTHALARIASNFGTSHASIEDHGETMLGILSYQVSEPLRALMNGAPLGDARHLTHHYDRMSQEFEIQAAEVIRRQSKFRDSSAESALKLKNAEKRLSELKSSMLALGREATAAMLSVEDQQQESTFQKILSMVDAERSYHQNAVALLEKLHSEMILVEQTDDSSLQSENPSIKDNVSPVKDEKVSIRSSSQNNGDKNDSYFLAKASYL, encoded by the exons ATGGATGCTATCAAGAAGCAAGCGAGTAAACTAAGAGAACAAGTGGCTAGGCAACAACAG GTAATTCTCAGGCAACTAGGTCAATTGGGCCATGAAGGGGTTATGATTGATGAAACTGACATGCATTGTCATCAACAGCTACAGAATTTATACAAGTCTACAAGGGCAGCCAAA CATTTCCAGAGGGATATTGTCCGTGGGTTAGAAGGCTTCATTTCAACGAGCAAAAAACAAATGGTGAGAG CAAGAAAATTGGCTGAACATTCTTGTAAGTATGGCATTGAAAATCAGGATTCTACTCATGCCCTAGCAAGGATCGCATCGAATTTTGGCACCTCACATGCCTCAATTGAAGATCATGGAGAAACAATGCTTGGAATTCTTAGTTATCAG GTTTCTGAACCACTTCGTGCATTGATGAATGGCGCTCCTTTGGGAGATGCTCGTCATTTGACTCACCACTATGATAGAATGAGCCAGGAGTTTGAAATTCAG GCAGCTGAAGTAATAAGAAGGCAATCAAAGTTCAGAGATTCTTCTGCAGAAAGTGCCCTAAAGCTTAAAAACGCTGAAAAAAGGTTATCGGAGCTCAAATCCTCTATGTTGGCACTTGGAAGAGAAGCTACAGCTGCGATGTTGTCTGTAGAGGATCAGCAGCAAGAGTCTACTTTCCAAAAGATTCTTTCCATG GTTGATGCTGAGAGATCTTATCATCAAAATGCAGTTGCCTTATTGGAAAAACTGCATTCTGAG ATGATTCTCGTGGAGCAAACGGATGACTCATCTCTACAATCCGAAAATCCATCAATCAAGGATAATGTTTCACCTGTTAAAGACGAGAAAGTTTCAATAAGATCCAGTAGTCAGAACAACGGGGATAAAAACGATTCCTATTTTCTTGCAAAGGCTAGTTACTTATAG
- the LOC140831131 gene encoding SH3 domain-containing protein 1-like isoform X1, producing the protein MDAIKKQASKLREQVARQQQVILRQLGQLGHEGVMIDETDMHCHQQLQNLYKSTRAAKVNSWGIILLPAIFCRAFPEGYCPWVRRLHFNEQKTNARKLAEHSCKYGIENQDSTHALARIASNFGTSHASIEDHGETMLGILSYQVSEPLRALMNGAPLGDARHLTHHYDRMSQEFEIQAAEVIRRQSKFRDSSAESALKLKNAEKRLSELKSSMLALGREATAAMLSVEDQQQESTFQKILSMVDAERSYHQNAVALLEKLHSEMILVEQTDDSSLQSENPSIKDNVSPVKDEKVSIRSSSQNNGDKNDSYFLAKASYL; encoded by the exons ATGGATGCTATCAAGAAGCAAGCGAGTAAACTAAGAGAACAAGTGGCTAGGCAACAACAG GTAATTCTCAGGCAACTAGGTCAATTGGGCCATGAAGGGGTTATGATTGATGAAACTGACATGCATTGTCATCAACAGCTACAGAATTTATACAAGTCTACAAGGGCAGCCAAAGTAAATTCATGGGGGATTATTTTGTTACCTGCAATCTTCTGTAGAG CATTTCCAGAGGGATATTGTCCGTGGGTTAGAAGGCTTCATTTCAACGAGCAAAAAACAAATG CAAGAAAATTGGCTGAACATTCTTGTAAGTATGGCATTGAAAATCAGGATTCTACTCATGCCCTAGCAAGGATCGCATCGAATTTTGGCACCTCACATGCCTCAATTGAAGATCATGGAGAAACAATGCTTGGAATTCTTAGTTATCAG GTTTCTGAACCACTTCGTGCATTGATGAATGGCGCTCCTTTGGGAGATGCTCGTCATTTGACTCACCACTATGATAGAATGAGCCAGGAGTTTGAAATTCAG GCAGCTGAAGTAATAAGAAGGCAATCAAAGTTCAGAGATTCTTCTGCAGAAAGTGCCCTAAAGCTTAAAAACGCTGAAAAAAGGTTATCGGAGCTCAAATCCTCTATGTTGGCACTTGGAAGAGAAGCTACAGCTGCGATGTTGTCTGTAGAGGATCAGCAGCAAGAGTCTACTTTCCAAAAGATTCTTTCCATG GTTGATGCTGAGAGATCTTATCATCAAAATGCAGTTGCCTTATTGGAAAAACTGCATTCTGAG ATGATTCTCGTGGAGCAAACGGATGACTCATCTCTACAATCCGAAAATCCATCAATCAAGGATAATGTTTCACCTGTTAAAGACGAGAAAGTTTCAATAAGATCCAGTAGTCAGAACAACGGGGATAAAAACGATTCCTATTTTCTTGCAAAGGCTAGTTACTTATAG